A single window of Salvia splendens isolate huo1 chromosome 8, SspV2, whole genome shotgun sequence DNA harbors:
- the LOC121743547 gene encoding uncharacterized protein LOC121743547, with protein sequence MAFRTAGLWKSMAKALGGGPSQSSSFTTSTVPKLKAYAPAAGHVRPETKSKWGVKGDMFPVFMAVGMISLSASFGLFTAWHQLGRGPNLYVKKSRRETLPEVVEPEHVAEEADKFIKQSFFRKVAHIQDIDRQEIMHHPLRGDIFTRPVKVETLRDVGVDPAAK encoded by the exons ATGGCATTTCGCACAGCA GGACTCTGGAAATCAATGGCAAAAGCGCTTGGCGGAGGCCCCAGCCAGAGTTCGAGTTTCACGACCTCAACTGTGCCCAAATTGAAAGCCTACGCCCCTGCCGCCGGCCATGTTCGCCCCGAAACTAAATCAAA GTGGGGGGTGAAAGGGGATATGTTTCCGGTATTCATGGCGGTGGGGATGATCAGTCTATCAGCTAGTTTTGGATTGTTCACAGCGTGGCATCAGCTGGGCCGGGGGCCCAACCTTTATGTGAAGAAGTCGAGGAGGGAGACCCTCCCGGAGGTGGTGGAGCCGGAGCATGTGGCCGAGGAGGCCGATAAGTTCATCAAGCAATCCTTCTTCAGGAAAGTTGCTCATATACAGGACATTGACCGCCAAGAAATCATGCATCATCCCCTTCGTGGAGATATTTTCACAAG GCCAGTGAAGGTGGAGACATTGAGGGACGTTGGGGTTGATCCCGCAGCCAAATAA